The nucleotide sequence AGAAGCGGAACGTGGCCGTGATTGGCGGTGGCACGGGCGCGGGCGCGCTGATTGGCGGACTTGCCGGTGGTGGCAAGGGGGCCTTAATCGGCGGCGTGGTCGGAGCCGGGGCTGGAACTGCCGGCGCGTATGCTACCGGAAAGAAGGACGTTTCTGTGCCAGCCGAGCAGCGGATCAATTTTCGCCTGACCAAAGCCGTCACGGTTCAAGTGCGCGAATAGAGTTTCCTTTCCTCCATCGTCCCTCAGAGCCGATACTTTTTAGAGAGAAGAGCCCCGACCCGTCGGGGCTCTTCTATTTCGGATTTTGGTCGGTAGGGATGTCGCGCAAGATGGCCTAAGCGGGAAACTTTCCCAAAATGACACCGGAGCTGAGGCTACAGTCCCGGGACAAGAAGGACAACTGTAGGTAAACTCATAACTTAAGGCTATTCCAAAGTGGTAAAAGATTTGCTAGAGTTAGCGGGGTTCTATCCCCCGGGCGTGGGTGTGCGCATGGAAGGTGCGACGGCCGGCCCACTGGAAGAGAGCAGCGTACCCAGGAAATTTCCAGTCACCGTACTGATCGCCGAGGACGAGGAGGCGGCGCAACGGGTGTGTCGCGAGATCGTCCAGTCGCTCGGCCAAGAGGCTATTGTCGCCAGCACGACCGAAGAAGCCCTCGACCAACTCGAAAAGCATCCCGTTGAAATCGTCCTGCTGGATTTGAAGATGCCGACCACCGGCGGGATGGATTTGCTCGAACAGATCAAAAGGACGCGGCCGTACGTTGAGTGCATCATCCTCACCGCCCACGGCACGGTTGAGACCGCCGTGCAGGCCATGAAACTGGGCGCCTACGACTACGTAACCAAACCGTTCCATCTGGCCGAGGTCAAGTTGAAGTTAGAGCGGCTGCTCGAGCGGCTCAACATGGACGCCGAAATCCGTGTGCTCAAAGAGCAACTCCGCACTCACCCGGGTTTTGGCGGGCTGGTGGGACGCTCGCCCAAAATGCAGAAGATTTACAAAATGATGCTGCGGGTCGGCCAGGGTCTTTCGCCGGTTTTGGTTCTCGGCGAAAGCGGTACCGGAAAGGAGCTGGTGGCGCGCTCGATCCATTTTCTGGGCCCGCGTCGCAACGGTCCGTTTGCACCGGTTGATTGCACGGCGCTGGTTTCCACGCTGATTGAGTCGGAGCTGTTCGGCTATGTAAAAGGGGCATTTACGGGGGCAAACCGTACCAAGCAAGGCCTGGTGGAAGTGGCCAACGGCGGCACTCTTTTTTTGGACGAAATTGCTGAGTTGTCAGTCGAGCTTCAGGCCAAGCTGTTGCGCGCCTTGCAAGAAAAAGAGGTCAAGCCGGTCGGCGGCACCCATCGCATCCCGATTGACGTTCGGATCATTGCTGCCACGAACCGTGATCTCGAGCAGGCGGTGCGCAACGGCACCTTCCGGCAGGATCTTTACTTCCGCTTGAACGTGGTGGCGATTCGCATTCCGCCGCTGCGCGAACGCAAGACAGACATCCCGCTGCTCATGCATCATTTCATTGAAAAGTTTTCGGAAACCAACCAGCGCATGCGCGGCATCAGCGAAGAGGCTCTTTCCCGGTTGATGTCTTATGATTGGCCGGGAAACGTCCGCGAATTGGAAAACGTGGTGGAGCGGGCGATGGCATTGGGCTCCGGCCCGGTGATCCAGTTGGCTGACCTGCCTTCCAATTTGCAATTCAGCAGCGGGGAGCGGATTTCGCTGACTGACGAGCTGCTTCCGCTGGCCGAGCTTGAAAAGCGGGCGATCCTCCGCGCGGTGCGCGAAAGCGGTGGCGACAAGGTGGCCGCCGCCCGGTTGCTGGGCATTGGAAAGACCACGCTTTACCGCAAGTTGAAGCAGTACCAGATCCAGCGCGCCCAATCCGTGTAGGAGATCATTAGCCCCTGCCTGTCGTTCCTGGCTGCTACGCGTTCCCCTCTCCAAAATTGGGAAACCGCTGCTCGCAACGGTTTTCGTAATCAATTGGATTCGGGGAAGTTAAGAATGGCCGAGTGGCCTCCCTTGTGCGGGAGGAGCAACGGCGACCGAACGTGACTCGGTGCTATAGCGGTCGACCTGCCAATCCTTTCCCATCGCCGCCCGTGAAGAAAAGTGCGGTTTGGCCAAACCCGCCTGGGTGGCGAGGCATCAGGTTTGTGAGACGCACCCCGTTTCCTTTGGAGGAGCCATTCCCGCGACGGGAAGTGAAGCAGGGTTAGGCGGGCGCTGATGGCTAACATGAAACTTGGCATGAGACGCGGGCCACCCGGGCCCGCCGAGGCAAACCGGGACAGGCCACCGAGAAGACTTGAAGCTTTCCCTGACGCCATTCTGGCGGAACTGGTCCAGGACCTGAGCGGAAGCGGCGGATTCCGAGAGTTGCTCGCTTCGGCTGCTCGCGGCGTGCTGGAGGCCGTCCCAGCGCAGATTGTCGGTGTGGGTGTCTGTCGGGATGTCACGCTCCACGGGGTGGCTTTGGAGGTCCGGAACGGTCATGTTTCCGAGCCCAGCGGGTTCGAGCTGCCCCTCCATCCCACGCTGGCAAACTGGATGCACGCGGCTGAGTGCACCGTCATTCCAGTCTTCGATCCAGCCCAGGCAAGGGATCTCCCCTCGATCTTGTTGCGCTTCCGGGCGC is from Candidatus Acidiferrales bacterium and encodes:
- a CDS encoding sigma-54 dependent transcriptional regulator, with product MEGATAGPLEESSVPRKFPVTVLIAEDEEAAQRVCREIVQSLGQEAIVASTTEEALDQLEKHPVEIVLLDLKMPTTGGMDLLEQIKRTRPYVECIILTAHGTVETAVQAMKLGAYDYVTKPFHLAEVKLKLERLLERLNMDAEIRVLKEQLRTHPGFGGLVGRSPKMQKIYKMMLRVGQGLSPVLVLGESGTGKELVARSIHFLGPRRNGPFAPVDCTALVSTLIESELFGYVKGAFTGANRTKQGLVEVANGGTLFLDEIAELSVELQAKLLRALQEKEVKPVGGTHRIPIDVRIIAATNRDLEQAVRNGTFRQDLYFRLNVVAIRIPPLRERKTDIPLLMHHFIEKFSETNQRMRGISEEALSRLMSYDWPGNVRELENVVERAMALGSGPVIQLADLPSNLQFSSGERISLTDELLPLAELEKRAILRAVRESGGDKVAAARLLGIGKTTLYRKLKQYQIQRAQSV